One window from the genome of Enterobacter asburiae encodes:
- the epd gene encoding erythrose-4-phosphate dehydrogenase, protein MTVRVAINGFGRIGRNVVRALYESGRRAEITVVAINELADATGMAHLLKYDTSHGRFAWDVRQERDQLFVGDDAIRVLHESSIAGLPWRELGVDVVLDCTGVYGNREHGEAHLAAGAKKVLFSHPGSNDLDATVVFGVNQHELQAEHRIVSNASCTTNCIIPVIKLLDDAYGIESGTVTTIHSAMHDQQVIDAYHPDLRRTRAASQSIIPVDTKLAAGITRIFPQFNDRFEAIAVRVPTINVTAIDLSVTVKKPVKACEVNLLLQKAAQGAFHGIVDYTELPLVSVDFNHDPHSAIVDGTQTRVSGAHLIKTLVWCDNEWGFANRMLDTTLAMAAQGFR, encoded by the coding sequence ATGACCGTACGCGTAGCGATTAATGGCTTCGGTCGCATCGGACGTAATGTGGTTCGTGCTTTGTATGAATCCGGACGTCGGGCGGAAATAACCGTGGTGGCAATCAATGAACTGGCGGATGCTACGGGCATGGCGCATTTGTTGAAATATGACACCAGCCATGGACGCTTTGCCTGGGATGTTCGCCAGGAAAGAGATCAGCTGTTTGTCGGCGACGATGCCATCCGCGTACTGCATGAGAGCAGCATCGCCGGGCTACCGTGGCGTGAGCTGGGTGTGGATGTGGTGCTTGACTGTACCGGTGTCTACGGCAACCGCGAACATGGCGAAGCACATCTGGCTGCCGGCGCGAAAAAAGTCCTGTTTTCTCATCCCGGCAGTAACGACCTCGACGCGACCGTCGTGTTTGGCGTCAACCAGCATGAGCTGCAGGCCGAACACCGCATTGTTTCCAACGCCTCCTGTACCACCAACTGCATTATTCCGGTCATCAAACTGTTAGACGATGCGTATGGCATTGAATCCGGCACCGTGACCACGATTCACTCCGCCATGCACGATCAGCAGGTTATCGACGCCTACCATCCGGATTTACGACGCACTCGCGCGGCGAGCCAGTCAATCATTCCGGTGGATACTAAACTGGCGGCAGGGATCACCCGAATTTTTCCGCAGTTTAACGACCGGTTTGAAGCGATTGCCGTGCGTGTCCCAACGATTAACGTGACCGCGATCGACCTCAGCGTGACGGTGAAAAAACCGGTAAAAGCCTGTGAAGTCAACCTGTTGCTGCAAAAAGCGGCACAGGGGGCATTTCATGGTATAGTTGACTATACGGAATTACCGTTGGTCTCAGTAGATTTTAACCACGACCCGCACAGCGCCATCGTCGATGGCACGCAAACGAGAGTCAGTGGCGCACACCTTATCAAGACGCTGGTCTGGTGTGATAACGAATGGGGCTTTGCTAACCGAATGCTCGACACCACGTTAGCAATGGCCGCTCAAGGTTTCAGGTAA
- the pgk gene encoding phosphoglycerate kinase — MSVIKMTDLDLAGKRVFIRADLNVPVKDGKVTSDARIRASLPTIELALKQGAKVMVTSHLGRPTEGEYNEEFSLLPVVNYLKDKLSSPVRLVKDYLDGVEVAAGELVVLENVRFNKGEKKDDETLSKKYAALCDVFVMDAFGTAHRAQASTHGIGKFADVACAGPLLADELEALGKALKEPARPMVAIVGGSKVSTKLTVLDSLSKIADQLIVGGGIANTFVAAQGHNVGKSLYEADLVDEAKRLLTTCDIPVPSDVRVATEFSETATATLKSVNDIKDEEQILDLGDVSAQKLAEILKNAKTILWNGPVGVFEFPNFRKGTEIVANAIADSEAFSIAGGGDTLAAIDLFGIADKISYISTGGGAFLEFVEGKVLPAVAMLEERAKK; from the coding sequence ATGTCTGTAATTAAGATGACCGATCTGGATCTGGCTGGTAAACGCGTTTTCATCCGTGCCGATCTGAACGTACCGGTTAAAGATGGCAAAGTGACCAGCGACGCGCGTATCCGTGCATCTCTGCCAACCATCGAGCTGGCTCTGAAGCAGGGCGCGAAAGTGATGGTCACCTCCCACCTGGGTCGTCCAACTGAAGGCGAGTACAACGAAGAGTTCTCTCTGCTGCCAGTGGTTAATTACCTGAAAGACAAACTGTCCAGCCCGGTTCGCCTGGTGAAAGATTACCTGGACGGCGTTGAAGTTGCTGCCGGTGAACTGGTTGTTCTGGAAAACGTTCGCTTCAACAAAGGCGAAAAGAAAGACGACGAAACCCTGTCTAAAAAATACGCTGCGCTGTGCGACGTATTCGTAATGGATGCTTTCGGTACGGCTCACCGTGCACAGGCTTCAACCCACGGTATCGGTAAATTCGCAGATGTTGCTTGCGCCGGTCCTCTGCTGGCTGACGAACTGGAAGCGCTGGGTAAAGCACTGAAAGAACCTGCTCGTCCAATGGTGGCTATCGTTGGTGGTTCTAAAGTTTCTACCAAACTGACCGTTCTGGATTCCCTGTCTAAAATCGCTGACCAGCTGATCGTTGGCGGTGGTATCGCGAACACCTTCGTTGCCGCTCAGGGCCACAACGTGGGTAAATCCCTGTACGAAGCAGACCTGGTTGACGAAGCCAAACGCCTGCTGACCACCTGCGATATCCCGGTTCCGTCTGACGTTCGCGTAGCGACCGAGTTCTCCGAAACCGCAACCGCGACCCTGAAATCTGTAAACGACATCAAAGATGAAGAGCAGATTCTGGACCTGGGCGACGTTTCTGCACAGAAACTGGCTGAAATCCTGAAAAACGCAAAAACTATCCTGTGGAACGGTCCTGTTGGCGTGTTCGAATTCCCGAACTTCCGCAAAGGTACTGAAATCGTTGCTAACGCAATCGCAGACAGCGAAGCGTTCTCTATCGCAGGCGGTGGTGACACCCTGGCGGCAATCGACCTGTTCGGTATCGCTGACAAAATCTCCTACATCTCCACTGGTGGCGGCGCATTCCTCGAATTCGTGGAAGGCAAAGTACTGCCAGCAGTAGCAATGCTCGAAGAGCGCGCTAAGAAGTAA
- the fbaA gene encoding class II fructose-bisphosphate aldolase, which produces MSKIFDFVKPGVITGDDVQKVFQVAKENNFALPAVNCVGTDSINAVLETAAKVKAPVIVQFSNGGAAFIAGKGVKTDIPQGAAILGAISGAHHVHQMAEHYGVPVILHTDHCAKKLLPWIDGLLDAGEKHFAATGKPLFSSHMIDLSEESLHENIEICSKYLARMAKMGMTLEIELGCTGGEEDGVDNSHMDASALYTQPEDVDYAYTELSKISPRFTIAASFGNVHGVYKPGNVVLTPTILRDSQEYVSKKHNLPHNSLNFVFHGGSGSSAQEIKDSVSYGVVKMNIDTDTQWATWDGILQYYKTNEAYLQGQLGNPKGEDQPNKKYYDPRVWLRAAQTSMITRLEQAFKELNAVDVL; this is translated from the coding sequence ATGTCTAAAATTTTTGATTTCGTAAAACCTGGCGTTATCACTGGTGATGACGTACAGAAAGTGTTCCAGGTAGCTAAAGAAAACAACTTCGCTCTGCCAGCAGTTAACTGCGTGGGTACCGACTCCATCAACGCCGTACTGGAAACTGCTGCTAAAGTTAAAGCTCCAGTTATCGTTCAGTTCTCTAACGGCGGCGCTGCGTTCATCGCAGGTAAAGGCGTGAAGACTGACATTCCTCAGGGTGCTGCAATCCTGGGTGCTATCTCTGGTGCGCACCACGTACACCAGATGGCTGAACACTACGGTGTTCCAGTTATCCTGCACACTGACCACTGCGCGAAGAAACTGCTGCCGTGGATCGACGGTCTGCTGGACGCGGGTGAAAAACACTTCGCAGCTACCGGTAAGCCACTGTTCTCTTCTCACATGATCGACCTGTCTGAAGAGTCTCTGCACGAAAACATCGAAATCTGCTCCAAATACCTGGCGCGCATGGCCAAAATGGGCATGACCCTGGAAATCGAACTGGGTTGCACCGGTGGTGAAGAAGACGGCGTGGACAACAGCCACATGGACGCTTCTGCACTGTACACCCAGCCAGAAGATGTTGATTACGCTTACACTGAGCTGAGCAAAATCAGCCCACGCTTCACCATCGCAGCGTCCTTCGGTAACGTACACGGCGTTTACAAACCAGGTAACGTGGTTCTGACCCCGACCATCCTGCGTGATTCTCAGGAATACGTTTCTAAGAAACACAACCTGCCGCACAACAGCCTGAACTTCGTCTTCCACGGCGGTTCCGGTTCTTCTGCTCAGGAAATCAAAGACTCCGTAAGCTACGGCGTAGTGAAAATGAACATCGATACCGACACCCAGTGGGCAACATGGGACGGTATCCTGCAGTACTACAAAACCAACGAAGCTTACCTGCAGGGTCAGCTGGGCAACCCGAAAGGCGAAGACCAGCCGAACAAAAAATACTACGATCCACGCGTATGGCTGCGTGCTGCCCAGACTTCTATGATTACTCGTCTGGAGCAGGCATTCAAAGAGCTGAACGCGGTAGACGTTCTGTAA
- the mscS gene encoding small-conductance mechanosensitive channel MscS — protein MEQLDVVDSINNAGNWLVRNQALLLSYAVNIVAAIAIIIVGMIVARIVSNAVNRVMLARHIDATVADFLSALVRYGIIAFTLIAALGRVGVQTASVIAVLGAAGLAIGLALQGSLSNLAAGVLLVTFRPFRSGEYVDLGGIAGTVLQVQIFSTTMRTVDGRIVVVPNGKIIAGNIINFSREPVRRNELIISVAYDSDIDQVKSLISNIIASDDRILKDKEQTVRLNELGASSINFVVRIWSKSSDLQNVYWDVLERIKRDFDANGISFPYPQMDVNVKKVKEAE, from the coding sequence ATGGAACAACTCGATGTTGTAGACAGCATCAATAACGCCGGTAACTGGCTGGTGCGTAACCAGGCGCTGCTGCTGAGCTATGCCGTGAACATTGTCGCGGCGATTGCCATCATCATCGTCGGGATGATCGTGGCGCGTATCGTATCGAACGCGGTTAACCGCGTAATGCTGGCCCGTCACATTGACGCCACGGTGGCTGACTTCCTCTCCGCACTGGTGCGCTACGGCATTATCGCCTTTACGCTGATTGCGGCGCTGGGCCGTGTGGGCGTGCAGACCGCCTCCGTCATTGCCGTTCTCGGTGCCGCCGGTCTGGCTATTGGTCTGGCGCTGCAGGGCTCGCTTTCAAACCTGGCGGCAGGCGTTCTGCTGGTCACCTTCCGTCCGTTCCGCTCCGGCGAATACGTTGACCTTGGCGGCATTGCCGGGACCGTGCTGCAGGTGCAGATTTTCTCAACGACCATGCGTACCGTCGATGGTCGCATCGTGGTCGTGCCGAACGGGAAAATCATTGCGGGCAACATCATTAACTTCTCCCGTGAACCGGTGCGTCGTAACGAACTGATTATCAGCGTGGCGTACGACTCCGACATCGATCAGGTGAAGTCGCTGATCAGCAACATCATTGCGTCAGACGATCGCATTCTGAAAGACAAAGAGCAGACGGTTCGCCTGAACGAGCTGGGCGCGTCCTCGATTAACTTCGTGGTGCGTATCTGGAGCAAGAGCAGCGATCTGCAAAACGTGTACTGGGACGTGCTGGAACGCATTAAGCGCGACTTCGACGCCAACGGCATCAGCTTCCCGTACCCGCAGATGGACGTAAACGTCAAAAAAGTTAAAGAAGCAGAATAA
- the argO gene encoding arginine exporter ArgO encodes MLSYYFQGLALGAAMILPLGPQNAFVMNQGIRRQYHLMIALLCAVSDLLLICAGIFGGSALLMQSPWLLALVTWGGVAFLLWYGFGALKTAMSSNLELASAEVMKQGRWKIIVTMLAVTWLNPHVYLDTFVVLGSLGGQLDVEPKRWFALGTVSASFLWFFGLAILAAWLAPRLRTAKAQRIINTLVGLVMWFIAFQLAKEGIHHVQELFN; translated from the coding sequence ATGTTATCCTATTACTTTCAAGGGCTTGCTTTAGGTGCGGCCATGATCCTTCCCCTCGGCCCGCAAAATGCATTCGTGATGAACCAGGGTATTCGCCGCCAGTATCATCTGATGATTGCCCTGCTGTGCGCGGTAAGCGATTTACTGCTGATCTGTGCCGGGATTTTTGGCGGCAGCGCATTGCTGATGCAGTCTCCCTGGCTGCTGGCGCTGGTCACCTGGGGCGGCGTGGCGTTTCTGCTCTGGTATGGTTTTGGTGCCCTGAAAACGGCGATGAGCAGCAACCTCGAACTGGCGAGCGCGGAAGTCATGAAGCAGGGCCGCTGGAAGATTATCGTCACCATGCTGGCGGTCACCTGGCTTAATCCGCATGTTTATCTGGACACCTTCGTGGTGCTGGGCAGCCTGGGAGGGCAGCTGGACGTTGAGCCGAAACGCTGGTTTGCGCTTGGCACGGTCAGCGCCTCTTTCCTCTGGTTCTTCGGTCTCGCCATTCTTGCCGCATGGCTGGCACCTCGTCTGCGTACGGCCAAAGCCCAGCGCATCATTAATACGCTGGTGGGGCTGGTGATGTGGTTTATTGCTTTTCAGCTGGCAAAAGAGGGGATTCACCACGTTCAGGAATTGTTCAACTAA
- a CDS encoding oxidative stress defense protein — protein sequence MKFKVMALAALVSFGAVSVQASELPDGPHIVTSGTASVDAVPDVATLAIEVNVAAKDAATAKKQADDRVAQYLSFLEQNGVGKKDINSANLRTQPDYDYQNGKSILKGYRAVRTVEVTVRQLDKLNSLLDGALKAGLNEIRSVSLGVAQPEKYKDEARKAAIDDAIHQAEQLASGFKSKLGPVYSVRYHVSNYQPSPMVRMMKADAAPVSAQETYEQPTIQFDDQVDVVFQLEPVAAQPKPAQ from the coding sequence GTGAAGTTTAAGGTGATGGCCCTGGCGGCATTAGTAAGTTTTGGTGCGGTGTCGGTGCAGGCAAGTGAACTGCCGGATGGCCCGCACATCGTCACTTCAGGCACCGCAAGCGTGGACGCGGTCCCCGATGTTGCAACGTTGGCAATTGAAGTCAATGTCGCTGCGAAAGATGCGGCAACTGCCAAGAAGCAGGCTGACGATCGTGTTGCGCAATACCTCTCTTTCCTCGAGCAGAACGGTGTAGGTAAAAAGGATATCAACTCCGCGAACCTGCGTACTCAACCTGATTACGACTACCAGAATGGTAAAAGCATCCTGAAAGGCTACCGCGCCGTGCGTACCGTTGAGGTGACCGTGCGTCAGTTGGATAAGCTTAACTCGCTGCTGGATGGCGCGCTGAAGGCGGGTCTGAACGAAATTCGTTCCGTGTCGCTGGGCGTTGCGCAACCGGAGAAATACAAAGACGAAGCGCGTAAAGCGGCGATTGATGATGCCATTCACCAGGCGGAACAGCTGGCTTCTGGCTTTAAGAGCAAGCTCGGCCCGGTTTATAGCGTGCGTTACCACGTCTCTAACTACCAGCCAAGCCCGATGGTACGGATGATGAAGGCTGATGCAGCCCCGGTTTCTGCTCAGGAAACTTACGAGCAGCCAACCATTCAGTTCGACGATCAGGTGGATGTGGTCTTCCAGCTGGAGCCTGTGGCAGCACAGCCGAAACCGGCTCAGTAA
- the argP gene encoding DNA-binding transcriptional regulator ArgP: protein MKRPDYRTLQALDAVIRERGFERAAQKLCITQSAVSQRIKQLENMFGQPLLVRTVPPRPTEQGQKLLALLRQVELLEDEWLGDEQTGSTPLLLSLAVNADSLATWLLPALAPVLADSPIRLNLQVEDETRTQERLRRGEVVGAVSIQPQALPSCLVDQLGALDYLFVGSKAFAERYFPNGVTRAALLKAPAVAFDHLDDMHQAFLQQNFDLPPGSVPCHIVNSSEAFVQLARQGTTCCMIPHLQIEKELKSGELIDLTPGLYQRRMLYWHRFAPESRMMRNVTDALLAFGHKVLRQD from the coding sequence ATGAAACGTCCGGACTACAGAACACTACAGGCACTTGATGCAGTTATTCGTGAACGCGGTTTTGAGCGCGCGGCGCAAAAGCTTTGCATCACCCAGTCCGCCGTATCACAGCGTATCAAACAGCTTGAAAACATGTTCGGCCAGCCGCTGCTGGTGCGTACCGTGCCGCCACGTCCTACCGAGCAGGGGCAAAAGCTCCTCGCCCTGCTGCGCCAGGTTGAACTGCTGGAAGACGAGTGGCTGGGTGACGAACAAACGGGCTCTACGCCGCTGCTGCTCTCTCTGGCGGTCAACGCCGACAGTCTGGCGACCTGGCTGCTGCCGGCCCTTGCGCCGGTATTAGCGGACTCCCCTATCCGCCTGAATTTACAGGTTGAAGATGAAACCCGAACCCAGGAACGCCTGCGTCGCGGTGAAGTGGTTGGGGCGGTCAGTATCCAGCCTCAGGCGCTGCCAAGCTGTCTTGTCGATCAGCTGGGTGCGCTGGACTACCTGTTTGTGGGTTCAAAAGCCTTTGCCGAGCGCTACTTCCCGAACGGCGTCACGCGCGCCGCGCTGCTGAAAGCCCCCGCCGTCGCGTTCGACCATCTGGACGATATGCACCAGGCATTCCTGCAGCAAAACTTCGATCTGCCGCCGGGCAGCGTGCCGTGCCATATCGTTAACTCGTCAGAAGCCTTTGTGCAGCTTGCGCGTCAGGGCACCACCTGCTGCATGATCCCGCATCTGCAGATTGAGAAAGAGTTGAAAAGCGGTGAGCTGATTGACCTGACGCCGGGGCTGTATCAGCGTCGGATGCTCTACTGGCACCGTTTTGCGCCGGAAAGCCGCATGATGCGCAACGTCACCGACGCGCTGCTGGCGTTTGGGCACAAGGTGTTGAGGCAGGATTAA
- the rpiA gene encoding ribose-5-phosphate isomerase RpiA produces MTQDELKKAVGWAALQYVQPGTIVGVGTGSTAAHFIDALGTMKGQIEGAVSSSDASTEKLKSLGITVFDLNEVDRLGIYVDGADEINGHMQMIKGGGAALTREKIIASVADKFICIADASKQVDILGNFPLPVEVIPMARSAVARQLVKLGGRPEYRQGVVTDNGNVILDVHGLEILDAIALENAINAIPGVVTVGLFANRGADVALIGTADGVKTIVK; encoded by the coding sequence ATGACGCAGGATGAACTGAAAAAAGCAGTAGGATGGGCCGCTCTCCAGTACGTGCAGCCGGGTACCATTGTCGGTGTCGGTACGGGATCAACCGCGGCACACTTTATCGATGCACTGGGCACGATGAAGGGGCAAATCGAGGGCGCGGTTTCCAGCTCTGATGCTTCCACGGAAAAGCTGAAAAGCCTCGGCATTACCGTTTTCGATCTCAACGAAGTGGATCGTCTGGGGATTTACGTTGATGGCGCGGATGAAATCAACGGCCACATGCAGATGATCAAAGGCGGCGGCGCGGCGCTGACGCGCGAAAAAATCATCGCCTCCGTTGCGGACAAGTTCATCTGCATCGCGGACGCCTCCAAGCAGGTCGACATTCTGGGTAACTTCCCGCTGCCGGTCGAAGTGATCCCGATGGCGCGTAGCGCGGTTGCCCGTCAGCTGGTGAAGCTGGGCGGTCGTCCGGAATATCGTCAGGGCGTCGTCACCGACAACGGTAACGTGATCCTCGATGTTCACGGTCTGGAAATTCTCGACGCAATTGCGCTGGAAAATGCCATCAACGCTATCCCAGGCGTAGTGACCGTAGGGCTATTCGCCAACCGTGGCGCGGATGTGGCGCTGATTGGCACCGCTGACGGCGTGAAAACCATCGTAAAATGA
- the serA gene encoding phosphoglycerate dehydrogenase has product MAKVSLEKDKIKFLLVEGVHQKAIDSLRAAGYTNIEFHKGALDTEELKASIRDAHFIGLRSRTHLTEDVIAAAEKLVAIGCFCIGTNQVDLNAAARRGIPVFNAPFSNTRSVAELVIGELLLLLRGIPEANAKAHRGVWNKLASGSFEARGKKLGIIGYGHIGTQLGILAESLGMHVFFYDIESKLPLGNATQVQHLSDLLNMSDVVSLHVPENASTKNMMGAEELALMKPGSLLINAARGTVVDIPALADALKRKHLAGAAIDVFPTEPATNSDPFTSPLCEFDNVILTPHIGGSTQEAQENIGLEVAGKLSKYSDNGSTLSAVNFPEVSLPLHGGRRLLHIHENRPGVLTAINQIFAEQGVNIAAQYLQTNSQMGYVVIDIEADDDVAEKALQSMKAIQGTIRARLLY; this is encoded by the coding sequence ATGGCAAAGGTATCACTGGAAAAAGACAAGATTAAATTCCTGCTGGTTGAGGGCGTGCATCAAAAAGCAATCGATAGCCTTCGTGCGGCAGGTTACACCAACATCGAATTTCACAAAGGCGCGCTCGATACCGAAGAGCTGAAAGCGTCCATCCGTGATGCCCACTTCATTGGCCTGCGATCCCGTACTCATCTGACTGAAGACGTTATTGCCGCGGCGGAAAAGCTGGTGGCTATCGGCTGCTTCTGCATCGGAACCAACCAGGTTGACCTGAATGCTGCCGCCAGACGCGGTATTCCCGTCTTCAACGCCCCGTTCTCCAACACCCGTTCCGTGGCGGAGCTGGTGATTGGCGAGCTGCTTCTGCTGCTGCGCGGCATTCCAGAAGCGAACGCCAAGGCGCACCGCGGCGTGTGGAACAAGCTGGCGTCTGGCTCTTTCGAAGCGCGTGGTAAAAAGCTGGGGATTATCGGCTACGGCCACATCGGTACGCAGCTCGGTATTCTGGCGGAATCCCTGGGTATGCACGTATTTTTCTACGATATCGAAAGCAAGCTGCCGCTGGGCAATGCGACCCAGGTTCAACACCTGTCTGACCTGCTGAACATGAGCGATGTGGTGAGCCTGCACGTACCGGAAAATGCCTCCACCAAAAACATGATGGGCGCGGAAGAGCTGGCGCTGATGAAGCCGGGCTCGCTGCTGATCAACGCCGCGCGCGGCACGGTTGTCGATATCCCAGCACTGGCGGATGCGCTGAAGCGTAAGCATCTGGCGGGCGCGGCCATCGACGTATTCCCGACGGAGCCAGCCACCAACAGCGATCCGTTTACCTCTCCGCTGTGCGAGTTCGACAACGTGATCCTGACGCCGCACATCGGCGGTTCTACTCAGGAAGCGCAGGAGAATATCGGCCTGGAAGTGGCGGGTAAGCTGAGCAAATACTCCGACAACGGGTCTACGCTCTCTGCCGTCAACTTCCCGGAAGTGTCTCTGCCGCTGCACGGTGGTCGTCGTCTGCTGCACATCCACGAAAACCGTCCGGGCGTGCTGACCGCGATTAACCAGATCTTTGCCGAGCAGGGCGTCAACATTGCCGCGCAGTATCTGCAAACGAACTCGCAGATGGGCTACGTGGTTATTGATATCGAAGCGGATGACGATGTGGCCGAAAAAGCGCTGCAGAGTATGAAGGCGATTCAGGGGACGATTCGCGCGCGTCTGCTGTACTGA
- a CDS encoding 5-formyltetrahydrofolate cyclo-ligase: protein MTQFPEVSASRQDIRQLIRQRRRALTSDQQAHFAQQAAARMMAYPPVVMAHTVALFLSFDGELDTQPLIEQLWRAGKKVYLPVLHPFSDGNLLFLHYHPHSELVVNRLKITEPKLDVRDVLPLSQLDVLITPLVAFDEQGQRLGMGGGFYDRTLQNWQQYGLQPVGYAHDCQGVEALPGEKWDVPLPAVVTPSKIWVW from the coding sequence ATGACTCAATTCCCTGAAGTTTCTGCTTCACGCCAGGACATCCGTCAGTTAATTCGTCAGCGCCGCCGTGCGTTAACCTCCGATCAGCAAGCGCATTTTGCCCAGCAGGCCGCCGCCCGTATGATGGCGTATCCCCCTGTCGTGATGGCGCACACCGTTGCGCTGTTTCTGTCGTTTGATGGAGAGCTGGATACCCAACCGCTGATAGAACAGCTCTGGCGCGCCGGGAAGAAGGTCTATCTGCCGGTGCTGCACCCGTTTAGCGACGGTAATCTGCTGTTTCTGCACTACCACCCGCACAGCGAGCTGGTGGTGAATCGCCTGAAAATCACCGAGCCGAAACTCGACGTGCGCGACGTGCTGCCGCTGTCACAGCTGGATGTGCTGATTACGCCGCTGGTGGCGTTTGATGAACAGGGCCAGCGTTTAGGGATGGGCGGCGGCTTTTACGACCGGACGCTGCAAAACTGGCAGCAGTACGGGTTGCAGCCGGTGGGCTATGCGCATGATTGTCAGGGCGTGGAGGCGTTGCCGGGGGAGAAGTGGGATGTGCCGCTGCCGGCGGTAGTGACGCCCAGCAAAATCTGGGTCTGGTAG